From the Bdellovibrio reynosensis genome, one window contains:
- a CDS encoding PBECR2 nuclease fold domain-containing protein, producing MAKTKTRAKKKTSGPTEQEYILVDEAAGLIFESEEALFGYFEEAIDHMEHEYQSLRIETDYSDEEQIAHEHYLETTLDEPEEVWMDDKTFEDFAVYHFIKNIQEGDEQFTYVAVAYVSSEEEIPTFVFIHFPTRDPKMVEAFQKGELVYDKTFEEVSGGAVEGDALGEGDPLAMGLYIAMLKVRGEKDIPQDKFSEFANLREDTIESADEIWRKNDLDGNVLVCFIKEYPDHETTKDLTYIAVTQEDEESNVHSLLFSFPTTDESLVDRYRQGENLQAEEVSQESAH from the coding sequence ATGGCAAAAACGAAAACCCGTGCTAAGAAAAAAACATCTGGTCCGACTGAACAAGAATACATTCTTGTAGATGAAGCGGCAGGACTTATTTTTGAGTCTGAAGAAGCCTTGTTTGGCTACTTTGAAGAAGCCATCGACCATATGGAGCATGAGTACCAATCTCTTCGCATTGAAACCGATTATTCTGACGAAGAACAAATTGCCCATGAGCATTATCTTGAAACAACTTTGGATGAACCCGAAGAAGTGTGGATGGATGATAAGACTTTTGAGGACTTTGCCGTTTATCACTTCATTAAAAATATTCAAGAAGGCGATGAACAGTTCACTTATGTGGCAGTAGCTTACGTTTCTTCGGAAGAAGAAATTCCAACTTTTGTTTTTATCCACTTCCCAACTCGTGATCCGAAGATGGTAGAAGCCTTCCAAAAAGGGGAGCTTGTTTACGATAAAACTTTTGAAGAAGTTTCTGGTGGAGCAGTGGAAGGCGACGCCCTGGGTGAAGGCGACCCTTTGGCCATGGGGCTTTATATTGCCATGCTAAAAGTGCGCGGTGAAAAAGATATTCCTCAAGATAAGTTTTCTGAATTCGCGAATCTTCGTGAAGACACCATTGAAAGTGCTGATGAAATTTGGCGTAAAAATGATTTAGATGGAAACGTCTTGGTTTGCTTTATTAAAGAATATCCAGACCACGAAACGACTAAGGATCTTACCTACATTGCTGTGACCCAGGAAGATGAAGAATCCAATGTTCATTCGTTGTTATTCTCTTTCCCAACGACCGATGAAAGTTTGGTGGATCGTTATCGCCAGGGCGAGAATTTGCAGGCTGAGGAAGTTTCTCAGGAATCTGCGCATTAG
- a CDS encoding Hsp20/alpha crystallin family protein, translating to MSSIERKSQQADLTELNAEYARKKKKLVQDNEEQISDLKEYYGEKKDAVSAQNEAAINHIQKRQKEMNLKATEERDRVNSSYKNKAQAMQKTYDDKLAATREGREAQIRRAQASTHEKVRDIENDAQARIEDVRLQSSVELEKAKGKFNKEMKQINEYSEKRLDQQRQLNDLSLKSEIERGREVHDEVRSRNEKEHTELRQRGEVMITEEKQKQSTQLQKIDETAAQRQEKIEKNWASREERANKLYSQKIAENKKANEDQLRTQNSRFKSVYAKNENAQRESLDIQNQNYLKQLNETRKDFVRSSEKYANKEHDPFYKVEDRGSRISESMNFYVLEAFVPEHEKDAVKVSIQNDKATVSGQRSFKDKIEEDGKITSSANYQTFREEFPFDKPVITEGMTRERRGDWVVYQIPKGNLNRYDRKA from the coding sequence ATGTCGTCGATTGAACGAAAATCCCAACAAGCGGACCTGACCGAACTTAATGCCGAATACGCGCGTAAAAAAAAGAAGCTCGTTCAAGACAACGAAGAACAGATCAGTGATCTGAAAGAATACTACGGCGAAAAAAAAGACGCTGTCAGCGCGCAAAACGAAGCCGCTATCAATCACATCCAAAAACGACAAAAAGAAATGAACCTAAAGGCGACCGAAGAGCGCGATAGGGTTAATTCAAGTTATAAAAATAAAGCCCAAGCTATGCAGAAGACTTATGATGATAAGCTAGCTGCCACCCGTGAGGGCCGCGAAGCTCAAATTCGCAGAGCCCAGGCTTCAACCCACGAAAAAGTTCGTGATATCGAAAACGATGCGCAAGCGCGTATTGAAGATGTTCGCTTGCAAAGTTCTGTTGAATTAGAAAAAGCCAAAGGCAAATTCAACAAAGAGATGAAGCAGATCAATGAATACAGCGAAAAACGCTTGGATCAGCAACGTCAACTTAATGATTTAAGTCTTAAAAGCGAAATCGAACGCGGTCGTGAAGTGCATGATGAAGTGCGCTCTCGCAACGAAAAAGAACACACTGAACTTCGTCAACGTGGCGAAGTGATGATCACAGAAGAAAAGCAAAAACAAAGCACGCAGCTACAAAAAATCGATGAGACGGCAGCCCAACGCCAGGAAAAAATCGAAAAAAACTGGGCGTCCCGCGAAGAAAGAGCCAATAAACTTTATTCGCAAAAAATCGCTGAAAACAAGAAGGCCAATGAGGATCAACTTAGAACTCAGAACAGCCGCTTTAAAAGTGTTTACGCCAAAAATGAAAACGCTCAGCGAGAGAGCTTAGATATTCAAAATCAGAACTACCTTAAGCAGCTGAATGAAACTCGCAAAGATTTCGTTCGTTCGTCTGAAAAATACGCGAACAAAGAACATGATCCGTTTTACAAGGTGGAAGATCGTGGCAGCCGAATTAGCGAAAGCATGAATTTCTACGTGTTAGAAGCTTTCGTGCCTGAACATGAAAAAGACGCAGTGAAAGTTTCGATTCAAAACGACAAGGCCACAGTGTCGGGCCAACGTTCATTCAAAGATAAGATAGAAGAAGATGGAAAGATCACCAGCAGCGCGAACTATCAAACATTCCGTGAGGAATTCCCATTTGATAAGCCAGTGATCACAGAGGGAATGACCCGTGAACGCCGAGGCGACTGGGTCGTTTATCAAATCCCTAAAGGGAATCTGAACCGTTACGACCGTAAGGCGTAA
- a CDS encoding helix-turn-helix transcriptional regulator, whose amino-acid sequence MSKPEDFQSYVFKHFEKWNFTKTESEIALMILKGFSLRDIAGKRGTTETTTRQQALSLYKKAAVDGRHQLSAFFMEHLLTAPQAEVEITPYGRNGSDSL is encoded by the coding sequence ATGTCAAAGCCAGAAGATTTCCAATCATACGTTTTCAAGCATTTCGAAAAATGGAACTTCACTAAAACTGAGAGTGAGATTGCCTTGATGATCTTAAAAGGCTTCAGCCTTAGAGACATCGCTGGCAAGCGCGGGACGACGGAAACGACGACTCGCCAGCAAGCTTTAAGTTTATATAAGAAAGCTGCGGTCGATGGCCGCCACCAGCTTTCTGCTTTTTTTATGGAACATTTGTTAACCGCTCCGCAAGCGGAAGTTGAAATTACGCCTTACGGTCGTAACGGTTCAGATTCCCTTTAG
- a CDS encoding matrixin family metalloprotease — MNARFRNWLGITTILFTVLTIQACAPKSQEDCGFVQNVYGERVSWQSDVPVNMYIHSSVPVEMDAAIIAAADSWQTIVGRKIINIMGRTNESVSPHKDGKNIIYFMTSWEANRTSEQGRTSLYWIGDLIKEADIRLNGADFSFYYRNQSNVISTAAKPKSNSAAVNIEALVLHEMGHVLGLKHKDTDDSVMATFLASGEDRVNVAPTDEKALQCEY, encoded by the coding sequence ATGAACGCGCGATTTAGAAACTGGCTTGGGATTACAACAATCCTTTTCACAGTCCTAACAATTCAAGCTTGTGCGCCGAAGTCTCAAGAAGACTGCGGGTTCGTGCAAAACGTCTATGGCGAGCGCGTCTCTTGGCAAAGTGATGTTCCAGTGAATATGTATATTCATTCAAGCGTTCCAGTGGAAATGGATGCAGCGATTATTGCGGCAGCCGATAGCTGGCAGACGATTGTGGGTCGTAAAATCATTAATATCATGGGTCGCACAAACGAATCAGTTTCTCCTCACAAAGACGGTAAAAACATCATTTATTTTATGACGAGCTGGGAAGCAAATCGCACGTCAGAACAAGGCCGCACAAGCCTTTATTGGATTGGCGATCTTATCAAGGAAGCAGACATTCGTTTAAACGGTGCTGACTTCAGTTTCTATTATAGAAATCAAAGCAACGTTATTTCTACTGCCGCGAAACCTAAATCTAACTCTGCTGCGGTAAATATCGAAGCCCTTGTTCTTCACGAAATGGGGCACGTTCTAGGACTTAAACATAAAGACACCGATGATTCAGTTATGGCGACCTTTTTAGCAAGTGGTGAAGACCGCGTGAATGTGGCTCCCACCGATGAAAAGGCGCTCCAGTGCGAATACTAG
- a CDS encoding isocitrate/isopropylmalate dehydrogenase family protein has translation MTKLTVIPGDGIGPEIMTQVVRVLQHVKAPFEYEEHQAGEVALHTVGELLPKATIDSINKNKLAIKGPTTTPVGGGHKSINVTMRQLFDLYANVRPVRSLPGVKCVAPDVDLTIVRENTEDLYAGIERMIDDNTAESIKRITRKGSERIARYGFDLAQRTGKSKVAVVHKANIMKMSDGLFLKVAQEVGWQYPSISTKDVIVDNACMQLVTKPQQFEVIVTQNLYGDILSDLCAGLVGGLGVVPGANIGEKAAIFEAVHGSAPDIAGQNKANPTALLQSAVMMLQHIGENTKADAIMKALIAALSDVNARTGDLSGHGSTTSFTDAIIQQLG, from the coding sequence ATGACTAAACTGACTGTGATTCCTGGTGACGGCATCGGACCTGAAATTATGACTCAAGTGGTGCGTGTACTTCAGCACGTAAAAGCACCATTTGAATATGAAGAACATCAAGCAGGTGAAGTCGCCCTGCACACTGTGGGTGAACTTTTGCCTAAAGCCACTATTGATTCCATCAATAAAAACAAACTTGCGATCAAAGGCCCGACAACAACTCCAGTGGGCGGAGGTCACAAGTCTATCAACGTAACCATGCGCCAGTTGTTTGATCTTTATGCCAATGTTCGCCCTGTAAGATCTTTACCTGGAGTGAAGTGCGTAGCGCCGGATGTGGATTTAACCATCGTGCGCGAAAACACTGAAGACCTTTACGCGGGTATTGAGCGCATGATTGATGATAATACGGCTGAAAGTATCAAGCGCATTACACGTAAAGGTTCAGAGCGTATTGCGCGCTATGGTTTTGATTTAGCCCAGCGTACCGGGAAATCAAAAGTCGCAGTTGTTCATAAAGCCAACATTATGAAAATGTCTGACGGTTTATTCTTAAAAGTGGCGCAAGAAGTGGGCTGGCAATACCCGTCTATTTCTACGAAAGATGTGATCGTCGATAATGCTTGCATGCAGTTAGTAACAAAGCCTCAACAGTTTGAAGTGATTGTGACACAAAATCTTTACGGCGATATCTTAAGTGATCTTTGCGCGGGGCTTGTGGGTGGATTGGGAGTTGTTCCTGGTGCCAACATCGGCGAAAAGGCCGCGATCTTTGAAGCGGTTCATGGTTCTGCACCCGACATTGCTGGGCAAAACAAAGCCAATCCTACAGCCCTTTTACAATCAGCTGTCATGATGCTTCAACATATCGGTGAAAACACTAAAGCTGACGCTATCATGAAAGCTTTGATTGCCGCATTGTCAGATGTGAACGCACGTACTGGAGATCTGAGCGGTCACGGTTCGACAACATCTTTCACTGATGCGATCATTCAACAACTAGGTTAA